The Candidatus Alcyoniella australis DNA window AGCGGGCGACCACGTCGCGCAGTACTTCTCGAACAATCTGATTCCCTGGAACGACGAATAGCCGATCTGTCCGGCGTTAACGACATCAAGGCCTTGATGGCTCTCGCGCAGCAGTTCTCGGGCCATCGACGGGTAGGCCTGATCCGCCTCGACCCCATAGCCGAAGGTTGGGCTCGCCCCGAGGGTCACGATGCGGAGTTGGCCGTTCCGATCTGGCGCCTGCGACCGTTGACGTCGGCAGTCAAGACGAAATCCCTCACGGTCGGTGCAGACCTGTGTGCCCTCGAATTCAGCGTGCAGATCAGGTCGTTGGCGCCAGAACAGCTCGGAGTTGAGCTCGAGCAGCATCTCAATGCTTTCGAGCCTATGCAGCTCACGGGGTACGTCGAGACAGGGCAGCGCCGCCGCCGCCATGAACAGCACTAGGCACACCAGTCGGATCGTCGCCCGGCGCAGGCGTCTTTTGCTCAAGGGATCAGGCTGTAGATCGCAGGCATCACCGAGCCGGGCGCAAAGATGTTGATCACGACGCCCAAGGCGATCCATAGCAGCAGGATCGGCAACAGCCACCATTTTTTGGTCTCTCGAATCCGCAGATAGCTGTAGAGCAACAGCTCCCGGCGGTTGCGAAAGGTGGGGAGTTCCTCTTTGCGGCGTTCGTTACTGTCTGGTTGTTTGTTCATGGTTTGCCACCCTGTCTGCTATGAGTTGCCCGATGATGCTGCTTCCCAGATCGCTGTGATGAGTGCCGTCGAGAAAATATTGATCCTTCCGGGGAAGCACGTTCTCAGCGTCGATCAGTGTTACCCCGTATTTCGCAGCGGTTTCGCGCATGATTTCGTTTTGGCCCTCGATGGCCTCCAAGGCACCGGCGATGGTGAAATTGTAAAAAAACCCATGATAGAACGTGTTGGCGGATACCAAAAAATCAGGGGAGAATTCGTTTGTCGGATACTTCAGCGACAGTGCGGGCTGATAAGTCATTATCAACGGAGTGGCGCCCGATCCCTTGATCGATACCACCAGGGCCTCCAGCGTTTGGCGAAACCTGGCCTTGGCGTCATCGGTTTGATGCTCTGCCCTGTGTGATCCAACCAACTCCAGGGCTTTGTTCAACCCTGGGAAAAGCTCGATCCGTTTCGGCCGGTTGAAGAACAGCGGATCCTCCAACTCTTTGAACAACCCGTCCGAGACTATAAACGGAATGTCATTGATAAGCAGTGAATCGACCGGAGCTTCGATGATCACAAATTGTGCTTCGAGGTTACGCCATGT harbors:
- a CDS encoding DUF5989 family protein, coding for MNKQPDSNERRKEELPTFRNRRELLLYSYLRIRETKKWWLLPILLLWIALGVVINIFAPGSVMPAIYSLIP
- a CDS encoding SGNH/GDSL hydrolase family protein; this translates as MSDKRLYRLAVIVLGTVAAILFIEIGAKYCLYYHNIYRSYSLMRNYYNFEGDFWDFEKRQREVLENSTNSSPPIANDIYNRRFYLPSITGHQWGMYHEPASDRPQQGQTRILCLGTSTSEGGYSKELQEILNHNYPGHFEVINAGIPGSTMLHMLMNFSLTWRNLEAQFVIIEAPVDSLLINDIPFIVSDGLFKELEDPLFFNRPKRIELFPGLNKALELVGSHRAEHQTDDAKARFRQTLEALVVSIKGSGATPLIMTYQPALSLKYPTNEFSPDFLVSANTFYHGFFYNFTIAGALEAIEGQNEIMRETAAKYGVTLIDAENVLPRKDQYFLDGTHHSDLGSSIIGQLIADRVANHEQTTRQ